In one window of Mesoplodon densirostris isolate mMesDen1 chromosome 4, mMesDen1 primary haplotype, whole genome shotgun sequence DNA:
- the GLCE gene encoding D-glucuronyl C5-epimerase: protein MRCLAARVNYKTLIVICALFTLVTVLLWNKCSSDKAIQFPRHSSSGFRVDALEKRAAASESNNYVNHMAKHSEEAFPQEQQKAPPVVGGFNSNGGSKVLGLKYEEIDCLINDEHTIKGRREGNEVFLPFTWVEKYFDVYGKVVQYDGYDRFEFSHSYSKVYAQRAPYHPDGVFMSFEGYNVEVRDRVKCISGVEGVPLSTQWGPQGYFYPIQIAQYGLSHYSKNLTEKPPHIEVYETAEDRDKNSKPNDWTVPKGCFMASVADKSRVTNVKQFTAPETSDGVSLQLGNTKDFIISFDLKFLTNGSVSVVLETTEKNQLFTVHYVSNTQLIAFKERDIYYGIGPRTSWSTVTRDLVTDLRKGVGLSNTKAVKPTKIMPKKVVRLIAKGKGFLDNITISTTAHMAAFFAASDWLVRNQDEKGGWPIMVTRKLGEGFKSLEPGWYSAMAQGQAISTLVRAYLLTKDRIFLNSALRATAPYKFLSEQHGVKAVFMSKHDWYEEYPTTPSSFVLNGFMYSLIGLYDLKETAGEKLGKEARSLYERGMESLKAMLPLYDTGSGTIYDLRHFMLGIAPNLARWDYHTTHINQLQLLSTIDESPIFKEFVKRWKSYLKGSRAKHN, encoded by the exons ATGCGTTGCTTGGCAGCTCGGGTCAACTATAAGACTTTGATTGTCATCTGCGCACTCTTCACTTTGGTCACTGTACTTTTGTGGAATAAGTGTTCCAGCGACAAAGCGATCCAGTTTCCACGGCACTCGAGTAGTGGCTTCAGAGTGGATGCGTTAGAAAAAAGAGCAGCAGCATCTGAGAGCAACAACTATGTGAACCACATGGCCAAGCACTCTGAGGAGGCATTCCCTCAGGAACAGCAGAAAGCACCCCCTGTTGTTGGGGGCTTCAATAGCAATGGGGGAAGCAAGGTGTTAGGGCTCAAATATGAAGAAATTGACTGTCTCATAAATGATGAACACACAATTAAAGGGAGACGAGAGGGGAATGAAGTCTTTCTTCCATTCACCTGGGTAGAGAAATATTTTGACGTTTACGGAAAGGTGGTTCAGTACGATGGCTATGATCGGTTTGAATTCTCTCATAGCTATTCCAAAGTCTATGCACAGAGAGCCCCTTATCACCCTGATGGTGTATTTATGTCCTTTGAAGGCTACAATGTGGAAGTCCGAGACAGAGTCAAGTGCATAAGTGGGGTTGAAG GTGTACCTCTATCTACACAATGGGGACCTCAAGGCTATTTCTACCCAATCCAGATTGCACAGTATGGGTTAAGTCATTACAGCAAGAATCTAACTGAGAAACCCCCTCACATAGAGGTATATGAAACAGCAGAAGACAGGGACAAAAATAGCAAGCCCAATGACTGGACCGTGCCAAAGGGCTGCTTTATGGCTAGTGTGGCTGATAAGTCTAGAGTCACCAATGTTAAACAGTTCACTGCTCCAG AAACCAGTGATGGTGTATCCTTGCAACTGGGGAACAcaaaagattttattatttcatttgaccTCAAGTTCTTAACAAACGGAAGTGTGTCTGTGGTTCTGGAGACCACAGAAAAGAATCAGCTCTTCACTGTACATTATGTCTCAAATACCCAGCTAATTGCTTTTAAAGAAAGAGACATATACTATGGCATTGGGCCCAGAACTTCATGGAGCACGGTTACCAGGGACCTGGTCACTGACCTCCGGAAAGGAGTGGGTCTTTCCAACACAAAAGCTGTCAAGCCAACCAAAATAATGCCCAAGAAAGTAGTTAGGTTGATTGCAAAAGGGAAAGGCTTCCTCGACAACATTACCATCTCTACCACAGCCCACATGGCCGCATTCTTTGCTGCCAGTGATTGGTTGGTGAGGAACCAGGATGAGAAAGGTGGCTGGCCAATTATGGTGACCCGTAAGTTAGGGGAAGGGTTCAAGTCTTTAGAGCCAGGGTGGTACTCTGCCATGGCCCAAGGTCAAGCCATTTCTACATTAGTCAGGGCCTATCTCTTAACAAAAGACCGTATATTCCTCAATTCAGCTTTAAGGGCAACAGCCCCTTACAAATTTCTATCAGAGCAGCATGGAGTTAAAGCTGTGTTTATGAGTAAACATGACTGGTATGAAGAATATCCAACCACACCTAGCTCTTTTGTTTTAAATGGCTTTATGTATTCTTTAATTGGGCTGTATGACTTAAAAGAAACTGCAGGGGAAAAACTCGGGAAAGAAGCGAGGTCCTTGTATGAGCGTGGCATGGAATCCCTTAAAGCCATGCTCCCCTTGTACGACACTGGCTCAGGAACCATCTATGACCTCCGGCACTTCATGCTTGGCATTGCCCCCAACCTGGCCCGCTGGGACTATCACACCACCCACATCAATCAACTGCAGCTACTCAGCACCATTGATGAGTCCCCAATCTTCAAAGAATTTGTCAAGAGGTGGAAAAGCTACCTTAAAGGCAGCAGGGCAAAGCACAACTAG